A single region of the Ziziphus jujuba cultivar Dongzao chromosome 10, ASM3175591v1 genome encodes:
- the LOC107410991 gene encoding abscisic acid 8'-hydroxylase 2 isoform X1 translates to MQLFSSPPFSYYHALHYYSQFQSHPIMLTILLSSLLLPLLLHFFCFQWRQPRTKRLPPGSMGWPYIGETLKLYTQNPNTFFAKRQQRYGDIFKTYILGCPCVMISSPEAAKTVLVTRANLFRPTYPPSKERMIGPEAIFFHQGAYHSKLKKLVQANFLPSAIKGSVSEIELIVLRLLPTWNNNNIVNTLQEMKKYAFDVAMISVFGKKLDPEMEGIKHLYQCLEKGYNSMPINLPGTLFHKAIKARKLLNETLRRMIEKRRKSKNQSDGGLLGVFLGSKDESPNEFSDSQIADNIIGVIFAAHDTTASVLTWILKYLHDNGDLLEAVTREQEEIQSKLKGENRGLTWEDTRKMSLTSRVIQETLRAASILSFTFREAVQDVEFEGYFIPKGWKVLPLFRSIHHCADFFPQPDKFDPSRFEVPPRPNTYLPFGNGVHSCPGSEMAKLETLVLLHHLTTTYRWKVVGDENGIQYGPFPVPKQGLPIRVFKRKKKDIKGT, encoded by the exons ATGCAACTATTTTCTTCGCCACCTTTTTCTTATTATCATGCTTTGCATTATTATTCTCAGTTCCAGTCTCACCCCATCATGTTGACAATTCTCCTCTCTTCTttgcttcttcctcttcttctgcACTTCTTCTGTTTTCAATGGCGCCAACCGAGAACCAAACGCTTACCACCAGGTTCAATGGGTTGGCCTTACATAGGAGAAACTCTCAAGCTCTACACTCAAAACCCAAATACCTTCTTTGCCAAAAGACAACAAcg atacgGAGATATATTTAAGACGTATATATTGGGATGTCCATGCGTGATGATTTCGAGCCCCGAAGCAGCGAAAACGGTTTTGGTGACTCGTGCAAATCTGTTCAGGCCGACATATCCACCGAGCAAAGAGAGAATGATAGGACCAGAAGCAATATTCTTTCACCAAGGGGCCTACCATTCAAAGCTGAAGAAGTTGGTTCAGGCTAACTTCCTACCATCTGCTATAAAAGGTTCAGTTTCAGAGATTGAGCTTATCGTTCTGAGACTTTTACCCACTTGGAACAATAACAACATCGTCAACACTTTGCAAGAGATGAAGAAG TATGCTTTTGATGTGGCAATGATTTCAGTGTTTGGAAAAAAACTGGACCCAGAAATGGAAGGAATTAAACATCTGTATCAATGCCTTGAGAAAGGCTATAATTCCATGCCGATAAATCTGCCAGGAACTCTTTTCCACAAAGCAAtaaag GCAAGGAAACTTCTGAATGAGACTTTGAGGCGGATGATAGAGAAGAGAAGGAAGAGCAAGAATCAAAGTGATGGTGGTTTATTGGGAGTGTTTTTGGGAAGCAAAGATGAGAGTCCGAATGAGTTCAGTGACTCTCAGATTGCTGATAATATCATTGGGGTTATCTTTGCTGCTCATGATACTACTGCTAGTGTCTTAACATGGATTTTGAAGTATCTCCACGACAATGGCGATCTCTTAGAAGCCGTCACG AGGGAACAAGaagaaattcaaagcaagttaaAGGGAGAGAATCGTGGGCTTACTTGGGAGGATACTAGGAAGATGTCATTGACTAGccgg GTGATTCAAGAAACACTGAGAGCAGCAAGTATACTTTCATTCACATTCAGAGAAGCAGTACAAGATGTGGAGTTTGAAGGCTACTTCATCCCTAAAGGTTGGAAAGTACTTCCTCTCTTCAGAAGCATTCATCATTGTGCTGATTTCTTCCCTCAGCCCGACAAGTTCGACCCTTCGAGATTCGag GTGCCACCAAGACCAAACACCTACCTTCCGTTTGGAAATGGCGTGCATTCTTGTCCAGGGAGTGAGATGGCTAAGCTTGAGACGCTTGTCCTTCTTCATCATCTCACCACAACTTACAG GTGGAAAGTGGTGGGAGATGAAAATGGGATACAGTATGGCCCTTTCCCTGTACCCAAACAAGGCTTGCCAATAAGGGTAttcaaaaggaagaagaaggacaTCAAGGGGACCTAA
- the LOC107410991 gene encoding abscisic acid 8'-hydroxylase 2 isoform X2, whose protein sequence is MQLFSSPPFSYYHALHYYSQFQSHPIMLTILLSSLLLPLLLHFFCFQWRQPRTKRLPPGSMGWPYIGETLKLYTQNPNTFFAKRQQRYGDIFKTYILGCPCVMISSPEAAKTVLVTRANLFRPTYPPSKERMIGPEAIFFHQGAYHSKLKKLVQANFLPSAIKGSVSEIELIVLRLLPTWNNNNIVNTLQEMKKYAFDVAMISVFGKKLDPEMEGIKHLYQCLEKGYNSMPINLPGTLFHKAIKARKLLNETLRRMIEKRRKSKNQSDGGLLGVFLGSKDESPNEFSDSQIADNIIGVIFAAHDTTASVLTWILKYLHDNGDLLEAVTREQEEIQSKLKGENRGLTWEDTRKMSLTSRVIQETLRAASILSFTFREAVQDVEFEGYFIPKGWKVLPLFRSIHHCADFFPQPDKFDPSRFEWVMKQAATVILYPVLQKI, encoded by the exons ATGCAACTATTTTCTTCGCCACCTTTTTCTTATTATCATGCTTTGCATTATTATTCTCAGTTCCAGTCTCACCCCATCATGTTGACAATTCTCCTCTCTTCTttgcttcttcctcttcttctgcACTTCTTCTGTTTTCAATGGCGCCAACCGAGAACCAAACGCTTACCACCAGGTTCAATGGGTTGGCCTTACATAGGAGAAACTCTCAAGCTCTACACTCAAAACCCAAATACCTTCTTTGCCAAAAGACAACAAcg atacgGAGATATATTTAAGACGTATATATTGGGATGTCCATGCGTGATGATTTCGAGCCCCGAAGCAGCGAAAACGGTTTTGGTGACTCGTGCAAATCTGTTCAGGCCGACATATCCACCGAGCAAAGAGAGAATGATAGGACCAGAAGCAATATTCTTTCACCAAGGGGCCTACCATTCAAAGCTGAAGAAGTTGGTTCAGGCTAACTTCCTACCATCTGCTATAAAAGGTTCAGTTTCAGAGATTGAGCTTATCGTTCTGAGACTTTTACCCACTTGGAACAATAACAACATCGTCAACACTTTGCAAGAGATGAAGAAG TATGCTTTTGATGTGGCAATGATTTCAGTGTTTGGAAAAAAACTGGACCCAGAAATGGAAGGAATTAAACATCTGTATCAATGCCTTGAGAAAGGCTATAATTCCATGCCGATAAATCTGCCAGGAACTCTTTTCCACAAAGCAAtaaag GCAAGGAAACTTCTGAATGAGACTTTGAGGCGGATGATAGAGAAGAGAAGGAAGAGCAAGAATCAAAGTGATGGTGGTTTATTGGGAGTGTTTTTGGGAAGCAAAGATGAGAGTCCGAATGAGTTCAGTGACTCTCAGATTGCTGATAATATCATTGGGGTTATCTTTGCTGCTCATGATACTACTGCTAGTGTCTTAACATGGATTTTGAAGTATCTCCACGACAATGGCGATCTCTTAGAAGCCGTCACG AGGGAACAAGaagaaattcaaagcaagttaaAGGGAGAGAATCGTGGGCTTACTTGGGAGGATACTAGGAAGATGTCATTGACTAGccgg GTGATTCAAGAAACACTGAGAGCAGCAAGTATACTTTCATTCACATTCAGAGAAGCAGTACAAGATGTGGAGTTTGAAGGCTACTTCATCCCTAAAGGTTGGAAAGTACTTCCTCTCTTCAGAAGCATTCATCATTGTGCTGATTTCTTCCCTCAGCCCGACAAGTTCGACCCTTCGAGATTCGag TGGGTCATGAAGCAAGCTGCTACTGTTATACTCTATCCTGTTCTGCAAAAAATATAA